The sequence aaaaataagcaaaaatcaCTCCCCTGTCCCCCAACTGTCTCTGAATAAACCCTGCTTTCATAACAATTTGTTTTGAGCAGCCTAAAGTCAATAGGCCTATGTGAGTATTAGTATACAAATTTTTGGTGTGTCTATCCCTGGCAGGAAGTATTTGATAGAGGTAAAACTAATCAATAACTGTggtggctgctgcagcaacaaTACCACCAAGTGGATATTTTAATGTACTACATTAGCAGGGGCAGCTGCAtttattgttagaaaaaaaatcagttgctgTATTGTAGTAAAACTTGCAGAATCAGGTTCACAGTAAACCACTACTGAACtttaagggtaaaaaaaaaatatcaagctTATACCTGCTTTTACACAAGGGTAAAGTGTAAATatattagatgaaaaaaatgagaacagTATTAAgccattattttttcaaaaatgctatgcatgaaaacatgggaggaagagGGTATGACCCAAAACTGTTtaggtatttatttttatttaattttgtttgtttaactaGTGGAAAATGTAGTAAGTTTAACACACTGAAACTCATGTAAATCAAGcaactctttttttattgaatcCAAAGGCGAAAACATAGAATATAACTGTTATTTGTCCTGTTGCATGCACAATTCAGctcaattaaattttaaatacacattgcttttatataaatatacataaggATATACAAGATCAAATGATATTCGAACAGTGTTATTAGATCCTACATCATTCAAGGACATATTCCTGTGAGGTAATATCATTGGCTTGACCTTGAAAAGACAATGAATGATTTTATACAAATCATCATTAGCACCGAACAGAACATGTTAATAGCCCAATTTTATCAGTCAGCCAAACAAAACTGCTGGCAGCAGTCTGTCATTTGAAATAAAAGTGTGGCTGGCTCACAGAACAGCATATATGAAGAGAGCCATGATGGGAGCACTGATCCGCCCAGAGATATGGTCGTAACAAACCAGGCGATGAAGATACAGACGCCAGTGTGTGAGAGTCTGTGAGTGCTGAAGCTAGCTCAATGCTGAACACACTGAATGGGAATAAAAGTTAGTGGGCTTTGACTATCCGATATATCCAAATTTTAGCTGTTGTAAATGTGGGGCATACCTGCAGGGTGTAATGGGTGTAAGGTCTTTGGGTATGGGGCCGAAGAGTGATGCAGACTATGGGCAGAGTCCAGCACGAATTCCCACTTTGCCATAAAGAAGCAACCACAGGGGTGTTGGTGCGTTGGACACCACAGAGCCAGCTCTTCCTGGACTGCACTCCCATTGGTCAATGCAGAGCTGTAGCTGCTGTAACCGTCCACCTTTGACCTTCTCTGCAGCCCACCATCCATGTCCTTGTATTTAGGATCTCCTTGAATGGCATAAATAGCCATGGTATAGGAGGTGTAGCTGTTGTTCCTCCTGACGGGACACttctctgtgtcactgtcaccAATGAAGTCACCAACCTTAGCCATGTGAAGCTCGTGCAGCAGATCTTTGTAGAGGCCAGAATCTTTTTGGATGGTGTGGGATCGTCTACTATGAGGATCAGGGATCATCATGGGGCCAACAGTGCCATTCAGACctatgaaaatacatttttgcaattcAGTGGTAAACTTAGTCTGATTTACTTGCGCTTAAACAACTGCTAAGGTCAGATGTTGTCAGACTTATACAgtcagataaatataaaaaaggtcAATTATTTCAGATGCACATCTAAGTtatcaggcaaaaaaaaaaaaaatattcctttttcatctcttttaaGTAGTGACTTATTCTGCTTAAATAGAAGGAAAAAATGTACTCCAGTCTTTAAGCTATGGATCAAAGACCTTCCCTGCGTTCCAATACCCATACTGCCATACTACTGAGTATGCCAGAAGAAAAGgatttagtatgtcccaatGCTAAGTATGTAAAAtgtagtatgccaaaaataccaggatatCCAACTACATCCAGTtgcattttgcagtatgcaatgCATGATTTTAAAGACCttgagcaaaaaacaacaaaaaacttttgttttggtttttggtttttttgggggggtgttCTACTCTGtcagtacttttattttctgcatttatttcactttataaatctgtttttttcctgtttatatgTTCCTGCACTTGCCTTCACTTGTTCTTTTATCACagcatttcacaataaaggaagatttctaaaaaaaaaaaaaaaacctattcaTTTCTCACCATTGCCGATATCCAAGTCTTTAGTTTCCATGTCGTTGTTGTCCAGGTCAGCTTCCTCTGAACCTCCAAGTTTGAAAGCAGTCCTCTGACTGTCTGCTGGAGGAGTCTGGGGTTGAAGGTCACACTGGGTGCTGGACTTCTTCTCCATTGGTGGAGGTTAACAGGGAGCCGGGGCTGTTTCTCCTGAAGTACATAACAGTGTTTAACTGAGATCAAGTGTGTCACATTTTAGGCTTATAACAAGCTTATTTACTCCAAAACATTCTATCAAccatagaaaattatttttaaacacaccttttttcattattttcttggCTATGCAAGGATTTTGCAATTCCAAGCAAAATACTTATATTTCAATAAAGAGCAATAAgcctaaaatgtgttttcatttgaaatgcATTTGTGAGTGGAAGTCCAAAAGTGTAGGATTTACTCACACTTGATTTTCTTCTTGAGGCATGGAAAAACAACGAACCAAACGACCGACGCTGTGATAAAGGCACATCCCAGCACTGCACAGCGTACCCCACCACGGCACTCTGTCAATACCCAACACTGTGCACACGAGACAGGGACACGAGAGAGAAGTCTGTCTGAGAAAAGGACAAACAGAAACTTAATGGCTTCTTTAATTTATTCACAACTGATGCTGCTCCTTTCAAAACAGTGAGATAAGAAGCTGTTTGTACTGATACGCTggttcttttctttcctttttgtagTGTTTGATGAATACAAGGCTGTCTCATGCCAAAATGTAACTGTATGCAGCAGCAATCTCTACCTTTTGCACACATGCTGTCCCAGAACAGCACGATGAATAAACCTTTCAGAAAGGCCCAGGAAACGCTCCACTTTGATCAGTGTCCTGTAACAGATGAAAAAGAGTGATTAGTTATGTCATGctttaaagaaatatgaaattataCATTGGTGGGGAAATCAAACAGCCTGGTCACTCACTCCCACAGCTGCTTGACAGCATATTTCTCCTTTATGAACTGATCCTTGTTCTCCACCTGCAACTGCATGAGTCTCCTGGTCTGCTCAGGAATCCCTGTGCTGTTACAGCAGAATGTGAACATTAGTGTAAAATCCATAAACCTGCTGCTTGTTTTCATTGTAAgctgttgtaaaaatgaaaattaacagCTGACTTATTATAATGCTAGCCACTAATATTAGCCTAGTTGACGTTATTATAGTGGCAGATATGATCACTTCGCATGACAGAACTTAACCATAACCAGTCAAAATATGTTAACACATTATTCCAATGTACCGTTAATAATGACCAAATAAATTCCTGCCCGCACTGGTAACACTGTAACATGCGGGAATGTATATAA comes from Plectropomus leopardus isolate mb unplaced genomic scaffold, YSFRI_Pleo_2.0 unplaced_scaffold14785, whole genome shotgun sequence and encodes:
- the LOC121964247 gene encoding sodium-dependent phosphate transporter 1-A-like — translated: MEKKSSTQCDLQPQTPPADSQRTAFKLGGSEEADLDNNDMETKDLDIGNGLNGTVGPMMIPDPHSRRSHTIQKDSGLYKDLLHELHMAKVGDFIGDSDTEKCPVRRNNSYTSYTMAIYAIQGDPKYKDMDGGLQRRSKVDGYSSYSSALTNGSAVQEELALWCPTHQHPCGCFFMAKWEFVLDSAHSLHHSSAPYPKTLHPLHPAGMPHIYNS